In Populus trichocarpa isolate Nisqually-1 chromosome 12, P.trichocarpa_v4.1, whole genome shotgun sequence, a genomic segment contains:
- the LOC7489809 gene encoding plastid division protein PDV1, whose protein sequence is MKWDMELEEIEAVLEKIWDLHDKLSDAIHSISRSHFLHSIKSLKTTTTTTNKKLNNENDVGFEDNNSNSNNRASGFVFFKDFRVDGNDLSTIQEAKSLNSIRTALENLEDQLEFFHTVQIHQRAEIDAAIARLEQSRIILAMRLAEHHGKKYKVIEEALAFVGDVHDASQFVSPENLYGSPTSPLGENLIRREGKRPNTVIKVLLSSFEFAKKSLKLDHVGGLLGNAALFTVSMIAMLHLHQVAHNHHPYKQEDLYSDRNGKKAFGLEGSSSNGSLDHLDVMLARG, encoded by the exons ATGAAATGGGACATGGAGCTCGAAGAAATAGAAGCTGTCCTAGAAAAAATATGGGACTTACACGACAAATTGAGCGACGCTATTCACTCAATTTCACGCTCTCACTTCCTCCACTCAATCAAATCCCtcaaaaccaccaccaccaccaccaacaagaAGCTCAACAACGAAAACGATGTCGGATTTGAagacaacaacagcaacagcaacaatcGGGCATCTGGGTtcgttttttttaaggattttcgAGTTGATGGGAACGACTTGTCGACCATTCAAGAGGCTAAGAGTCTTAACTCTATTCGGACTGCTCTCGAGAATCTTGAAGATCAATTGGAGTTCTTTCAT ACAGTACAAATACATCAGCGGGCTGAGATAGATGCTGCAATTGCTCGACTAGAACAAAGCAGGATTATTCTGGCTATGAGATTGGCTGAACACCATGGTAAGAAGTACAAAGTAATTGAAGAAGCTCTGGCATTTGTCGGGGATGTACATGATGCAAGTCAATTTGTGTCCCCTGAAAACCTTTATGGTTCTCCTACAAGCCCATTAGGTGAGAACCTGATTAGGCGTGAAGGGAAGAGGCCTAACACAGTGATCAAAGTTCTCCTTTCGAGTTTTGAATTTGCAAAGAAATCCCTCAAATTGGATCATGTTGGTGGCCTATTGGGCAATGCTGCTTTATTCACAGTTAGCATGATTGCGATGCTCCATCTGCATCAGGTTGCCCACAATCACCATCCATATAAACAAGAAGATCTTTACAGCGACAGGAATGGGAAGAAAGCTTTTGGGCTGGAAGGATCTTCATCCAATGGTAGTCTGGACCACTTGGATGTGATGTTAGCCAGGGGTTGA